In a single window of the Coregonus clupeaformis isolate EN_2021a chromosome 10, ASM2061545v1, whole genome shotgun sequence genome:
- the LOC121575663 gene encoding microtubule-associated protein 2 isoform X2, with translation MADSRQPEDNSSSHWAPPTNGAQDQSAALAGHGENGYSSYRENGYHGGHTATAEQVSAHIVEEVTAEAVAVLKQEQEQQDSTRRLPSVEDSVNLPPSPPPSPSAEQIGPMEQEERLEVVPTSPEEEEEEVTQVQAAPEEEHPGQQGEDSDQQPTDMLLEQVNIVSEPQALPCPQAETHKVLNGGRSHQAELDKPSEEDLPVNPEKPRSDNPAMAEEHPQGALPPQSPVAATAETETPEGAESTVSITESSSGSPQNKSLTDPTPTEPEKTVQPLVEPEKGQGTGSTTSVVPEIEYIPEPKTTAEKQPSVEELDSVPLSVVYEPLKDYIEEEEENDDYVTPSKSANFESVREEKEIKSEKTEKRMLSLGQSTARPLSFETEKIEDTPQSNISEGENPKAHISAPDGLKDKQSSEDKSGVASKDESGMTAYFETSTQRDTEEPGEHAEGYYELSAVSQKKPSEKVLEADSKIKISHSAPEQTESSTTLTSDSAMDKLEDLPKRKDACTRLSPGKLSLEQRSLSLNFTIGSMGQAGEQNQSKLSSLTEISSGSLDETTGYLPVTTPLVTLERQFLPVTPEIAIPVPTTEAATDPPEDTTSTTSKTTSSPKLSLSPMKQHYTNLNDPFNDLPEMLDLAGVNPKPTLEKRELDQHNRRRSVPACPSAALVGSSLAKLVLGNQQTPKVVDGGESQQEERGYCVFSEYSGPMPSPADLHSPVGSPHQRFPTVTEGDSDEELGAIAEEGEQKVAPQKPNQAEDSVGGTVKPTLVLERAVTAGVKPDRLRIPVAPSKDKLTEFRLESGLPGDIKTQAIPEVELEQDLSREASPIPPDFAFTFGTEAKDAKLRATPESPAKKAATVEGTKAEETTAEVKAEVASARIGKSQKTGHEKPEMEEVEENSDPDHQDAVEDVQPKDVQGPEREKKERPVTSSPESLVEIINAQEKKRESEPEASTVPAEAAVPKEEGKTKAEETSPTPSNVSTAEVEEATEQQQEKSPEKRVSVSSPVIVIPQAQVEEEEEDDIEVAEEVLEEVEGPPVLLKEKEQESHPVEKQEEMAEEVRVVDGAEEVIVENPKDLEITVSADDESCDATAPTIDEGDYADHISHLSACSDKDQPQTLDGQEEEKNEVEDKEGVVLQEEEESGEVGQETETSDVLQSQTDETTTHDETTMDVSMLDTDSGWVDSQDDDRSLMTEQIEALPKTQSPVKTPLVERPSNKRPPGRGQGRVSTPERKPTRREPISRRPKEEEKKKKAGTKRTEQCKVSVLQSRSPTRRSVVKAATFRQSRPASHHGSARCKPPAMEDRQPLNVAHQSRERTSSLTRTALKNHRLTRGLEDLSPRPNSACSHTKSKPLVEADLCGPRPSSACSGRNSPSPSLQRRGRREEKEGTYRSPEKRSSLPRPASSLPRRAPPAEQDNTSPAPRRPTSIQTEPRGEHRSGRSPSIAAGTNSSARSRSARSGASTPHTPGSTAVTPGTPPSYSCRTPGSRTPGSHTPKSLSLLTQEKKFAVIRTPPKSPSTTPKQLRVLNQPLPDLKNIKSKIGSTDNMKYQPKGGQVFIPSVKLDFSHVQSKCGSLDKIQYAPTGGNVHITTKKIDLSHITSKCGSMSNIRHRPGGGNVRIESVKLDFKDKAEAKVGSLANASHTPGGGQIMIESHKLTFRDTAKARVDHGADVITLSPGGTGGTSPHRLSNVSSTGSLNLLDSPQLSTLAQDVTMALAKQGL, from the exons ATGGCAGACAGTCGGCAGCCCGAGGACAACAGCTCCTCTCACTGGGCCCCTCCCACTAACGGAGCCCAGGACCAATCAGCTGCCCTCGCTGGCCACGGAGAGAACGGCTACTCCTCCTACAGAGAGAACGGCTATCACGGAGGACACACGGCGACAGCAG AGCAAGTGTCAGCCCATATAGTTGAGGAGGTGACAGCAGAGGCGGTGGCAGTGCTcaagcaggagcaggagcagcaGGACTCTACTAGGAGACTGCCCTCAG TGGAGGACTCTGTCAacctgcctccctcccctcccccttctccatcGGCAGAGCAGATCGGACCCATGGAGCAAG AGGAGAGGCTAGAGGTTGTCCCTACTTcccctgaggaggaggaggaggaggttacccaAGTCCAAGCAGCTCCTGAGGAGGAGCATCCAGGTCAACAGGGGGAGGATTCTGATCAGCAGCCCACAGACATGCTCTTAGAGCAGGTTAATATTGTAAGCGAGCCCCAGGCTTTGCCCTGTCCGCAGGCCGAGACTCATAAAGTCCTCAACGGGGGAAGAAGCCATCAGGCTGAGTTGGATAAACCATCAGAGgaag ACCTGCCGGTGAACCCAGAGAAGCCTCGTTCCGACAATCCTGCCATGGCAGAGGAGCACCCACAGGGGGCACTGCCACCGCAGAGCCCGGTGGCCGCCACCGCAGAGACAGAAACACCCGAGGGAGCAGAGAGCACCGTGTCCATCACTGAGTCCTCCTCTGGTTCCCCCCAAAACAAATCTTTAACAGATCCTACCCCCACAGAACCCGAGAAGACAGTTCAGCCTTTAGTGGAACCAGAAAAGGGGCAAGGGACTGGAAGTACCACTAGTGTGGTTCCTGAGATAGAATACATCCCGGAGCCCAAGACCACAGCTGAGAAACAGCCCTCGGTTGAAGAGCTCGACTCAGTTCCTCTTTCAGTTGTATATGAGCCCCTGAAAGATTAcattgaggaagaggaggaaaatgATGATTATGTTACACCCAGTAAGTCAGCAAACTTTGAAAGCGTCCGTGAGGAGAAAGAGATCAAATCGGAGAAAACTGAGAAAAGAATGCTGAGTCTAGGACAATCGACCGCCAGGCCATTGTCATTTGAGACTGAGAAGATTGAAGATACTCCTCAAAGTAATATCAGTGAGGGAGAAAACCCAAAGGCACACATATCCGCTCCAGACGGTCTAAAAGACAAGCAGAGTTCGGAAGATAAGTCGGGAGTTGCTTCAAAAGATGAGTCAGGTATGACGGCCTACTTTGAGACCTCTACACAAAGGGATACTGAAGAACCAGGAGAACATGCTGAGGGTTACTATGAGCTCAGTGCTGTCAGCCAGAAGAAGCCCTCAGAGAAGGTTCTGGAGGCCGATTCAAAAATTAAAATAAGCCATTCAGCACCAGAACAGACAGAATCCAGCACAACGTTGACGAGTGACAGTGCCATGGACAAACTAGAGGATCTCCCTAAGAGGAAGGATGCGTGTACTAGGCTGTCACCAGGCAAATTGTCATTGGAACAGAGAAGTCTCTCCCTGAATTTTACTATTGGCTCAATGGGTCAAGCAGGAGAGCAAAACCAGTCAAAGCTCTCATCTCTTACAGAGATCTCTTCCGGAAGCCTTGACGAAACCACAGGCTACCTTCCTGTAACCACCCCATTAGTAACATTAGAGAGACAGTTCCTTCCTGTGACTCCAGAGATAGCTATCCCAGTCCCTACCACTGAAGCCGCCACTGATCCACCTGAagacaccacctccaccacctccaagACAACGAGCTCTCCAAAGTTGTCACTCTCACCCATGAAGCAACACTACACTAATTTGAACGACCCATTCAATGACCTTCCTGAGATGCTGGACCTAGCCGGTGTTAATCCCAAACCCACCCTGGAGAAGAGGGAGCTGGACCAGCATAACAGAAGGAGGTCGGtccctgcctgtccgtctgctgCTCTGGTGGGCAGTTCTCTGGCCAAGCTGGTACTGGGGAACCAGCAGACGCCCAAGGTGGTGGATGGAGGAGAGAGCCAGCAGGAGGAGCGTGGTTactgtgtgtttagtgagtactCTGGTCCCATGCCCTCGCCTGCCGACCTGCACAGCCCAGTGGGCTCCCCACACCAACGGTTTCCCACAGTGACCGAAGGGGACAGTGACGAGGAACTGGGAGCCATTGCGGAAGAGGGCGAGCAAAAGGTGGCACCGCAAAAACCAAACCAGGCAGAGGATTCGGTTGGAGGAACGGTTAAGCCAACTTTGGTGCTTGAAAGAGCTGTCACGGCAGGTGTCAAACCGGATCGTCTGAGGATCCCTGTGGCTCCATCCAAAGACAAACTGACAGAGTTCCGACTTGAGAGCGGTCTTCCTGGGGACATCAAAACCCAAGCCATTCCTGAGGTGGAGTTGGAGCAGGACCTCTCCAGAGAAGCGTCCCCCATCCCACCAGACTTCGCATTTACTTTCGGCACTGAGGCGAAGGACGCCAAGCTTCGTGCGACCCCTGAGTCTCCAGCAAAAAAGGCTGCCACTGTGGAGGGAACCAAAGCTGAGGAAACCACAGCGGAAGTCAAAGCAGAGGTGGCGTCAGCAAGGATTGGGAAGAGTCAGAAGACTGGTCATGAAAAGCCAGAgatggaggaagtggaggagaacTCAGACCCAGACCATCAGGACGCTGTTGAAGACGTACAGCCAAAGGATGTTCAAGgaccagagagagaaaagaaagaaagacccGTGACATCATCACCAGAATCATTAGTGGAGATCATCAATGCGCAGGAGAAGAAGCGTGAAAGCGAACCAGAGGCGTCAACAGTACCAGCGGAGGCTGCCGTTCCAAAAGAAGAGGGCAAGACCAAAGCCGAAGAAACATCACCAACACCCTCTAACGTGAGCACTGCGGAAGTGGAGGAAGCCACAGAGCAACAACAAGAGAAAAGTCCAGAGAAAAGGGTTTCTGTAAGTTCTCCAGTTATAGTCATACCTCAGGCACAggttgaggaagaggaggaagacgaTATAGAAGTAGCTGAGGAAGTCTTGGAGGAGGTTGAAGGCCCTCCTGTACTGCTcaaggagaaagagcaggagagtCACCCTGTGGAGAAGCAGGAGGAGATGGCAGAAGAGGTGAGGGTGGTGGATGGGGCAGAGGAGGTGATTGTTGAAAATCCTAAAGACTTGGAGATTACTGTTTCTGCGGATGACGAATCATGTGATGCTACTGCCCCAACCATTGATGAAGGGGATTATGCCGATCACATCTCTCATCTATCTGCCTGCTCTGACAAAGACCAGCCACAAACCCTCGACGgacaggaggaagagaagaatgAAGTGGAGGATAAAGAAGGGGTGGTgctgcaggaggaggaggagtccgGTGAGGTGGGGCAGGAGACGGAGACCTCAGACGTACTGCAGAGCCAGACCGACGAGACCACCACTCACGACGAGACCACCATGGATGTCTCCATGTTAGACACCGACAGTGGCTGGGTGGACTCTCAAG ATGATGACAGAAGCCTAATGACAGAGCAGATTGAAGCTCTGCCCAAAACACAGAGTCCTGTCAAGACTCCCCTGGTAGAGAGACCCTCTAATAAACGACCCCCCGGCAGAGGACAGGGGCGCGTCTCCACCCCCGAGCGCAAACCCACCCGCAGAGAGCCCATCAGTCGTCGTccgaaggaggaggagaagaagaagaaag CGGGGACGAAGAGAACTGAACAGTGTAAGGTATCAGTCCTCCAGAGTCGCTCTCCCACTCGGAGGAGTGTAGTCAAAGCTGCTACATTCAGACAATCTAGACCTGCTTCGCACCACGGCTCTGCTAGATGCAAGCCACCAG ccatGGAGGACCGGCAGCCTCTTAATGTGGCCCACCAATCCCGGGAAAGGACCTCT AGCCTCACACGCACTGCCTTAAAAAACCATCGACTAACCAGGGGGCTAGAGGACCTGTCTCCCAGGCCCAACTCTGCATGCTCCCACACTAAAAGCAAACCCTTAGTGGAGGCGGATTTATGCGGGCCACGCCCCTCCTCCGCATGCTCGGGAAGaaactccccctccccctcactgCAGAGGCGGGGGCGGAGGGAAGAGAAG GAGGGTACCTACCGGAGCCCAGAAAAGAGGTCCTCTCTGCCCAGGCCTGCCTCCTCCCTGCCCCGCCGTGCCCCCCCAGCAGAGCAGGACAACACCAGCCCTGCACCCCGCAGGCCCACCT CGATTCAAACTGAGCCCAGAGGGGAGCACAGGTCTGGGAGGTCCCCTAGTATCGCAG CCGGCACAAACTCGTCGGCTCGTTCCCGTTCGGCCCGGAGCGGAGCCTCCACCCCCCACACCCCCGGCTCCACAGCGGTCACCCCAGGCACCCCACCCAGCTACTCCTGCCGCACCCCTGGGAGTCGCACCCCCGGCAGCCACACACCCAAGTCTCTCAG CCTCCTCACTCAGGAGAAGAAGTTTGCTGTGATCCGCACGCCGCCCAAGTCACCCTCCACCACTCCCAAGCAGCTGCGCGTCCTCAACCAGCCCCTGCCCGACCTGAAGAACATCAAGTCCAAGATCGGCTCCACAGACAACATGAAGTACCAGCCCAAAGGTGGACAG
- the LOC121575663 gene encoding microtubule-associated protein 2 isoform X5 → MADSRQPEDNSSSHWAPPTNGAQDQSAALAGHGENGYSSYRENGYHGGHTATAVEDSVNLPPSPPPSPSAEQIGPMEQEERLEVVPTSPEEEEEEVTQVQAAPEEEHPGQQGEDSDQQPTDMLLEQVNIVSEPQALPCPQAETHKVLNGGRSHQAELDKPSEEDLPVNPEKPRSDNPAMAEEHPQGALPPQSPVAATAETETPEGAESTVSITESSSGSPQNKSLTDPTPTEPEKTVQPLVEPEKGQGTGSTTSVVPEIEYIPEPKTTAEKQPSVEELDSVPLSVVYEPLKDYIEEEEENDDYVTPSKSANFESVREEKEIKSEKTEKRMLSLGQSTARPLSFETEKIEDTPQSNISEGENPKAHISAPDGLKDKQSSEDKSGVASKDESGMTAYFETSTQRDTEEPGEHAEGYYELSAVSQKKPSEKVLEADSKIKISHSAPEQTESSTTLTSDSAMDKLEDLPKRKDACTRLSPGKLSLEQRSLSLNFTIGSMGQAGEQNQSKLSSLTEISSGSLDETTGYLPVTTPLVTLERQFLPVTPEIAIPVPTTEAATDPPEDTTSTTSKTTSSPKLSLSPMKQHYTNLNDPFNDLPEMLDLAGVNPKPTLEKRELDQHNRRRSVPACPSAALVGSSLAKLVLGNQQTPKVVDGGESQQEERGYCVFSEYSGPMPSPADLHSPVGSPHQRFPTVTEGDSDEELGAIAEEGEQKVAPQKPNQAEDSVGGTVKPTLVLERAVTAGVKPDRLRIPVAPSKDKLTEFRLESGLPGDIKTQAIPEVELEQDLSREASPIPPDFAFTFGTEAKDAKLRATPESPAKKAATVEGTKAEETTAEVKAEVASARIGKSQKTGHEKPEMEEVEENSDPDHQDAVEDVQPKDVQGPEREKKERPVTSSPESLVEIINAQEKKRESEPEASTVPAEAAVPKEEGKTKAEETSPTPSNVSTAEVEEATEQQQEKSPEKRVSVSSPVIVIPQAQVEEEEEDDIEVAEEVLEEVEGPPVLLKEKEQESHPVEKQEEMAEEVRVVDGAEEVIVENPKDLEITVSADDESCDATAPTIDEGDYADHISHLSACSDKDQPQTLDGQEEEKNEVEDKEGVVLQEEEESGEVGQETETSDVLQSQTDETTTHDETTMDVSMLDTDSGWVDSQGNDDRSLMTEQIEALPKTQSPVKTPLVERPSNKRPPGRGQGRVSTPERKPTRREPISRRPKEEEKKKKAGTKRTEQCKVSVLQSRSPTRRSVVKAATFRQSRPASHHGSARCKPPAMEDRQPLNVAHQSRERTSSLTRTALKNHRLTRGLEDLSPRPNSACSHTKSKPLVEADLCGPRPSSACSGRNSPSPSLQRRGRREEKEGTYRSPEKRSSLPRPASSLPRRAPPAEQDNTSPAPRRPTSIQTEPRGEHRSGRSPSIAAGTNSSARSRSARSGASTPHTPGSTAVTPGTPPSYSCRTPGSRTPGSHTPKSLSLLTQEKKFAVIRTPPKSPSTTPKQLRVLNQPLPDLKNIKSKIGSTDNMKYQPKGGQVFIPSVKLDFSHVQSKCGSLDKIQYAPTGGNVHITTKKIDLSHITSKCGSMSNIRHRPGGGNVRIESVKLDFKDKAEAKVGSLANASHTPGGGQIMIESHKLTFRDTAKARVDHGADVITLSPGGTGGTSPHRLSNVSSTGSLNLLDSPQLSTLAQDVTMALAKQGL, encoded by the exons ATGGCAGACAGTCGGCAGCCCGAGGACAACAGCTCCTCTCACTGGGCCCCTCCCACTAACGGAGCCCAGGACCAATCAGCTGCCCTCGCTGGCCACGGAGAGAACGGCTACTCCTCCTACAGAGAGAACGGCTATCACGGAGGACACACGGCGACAGCAG TGGAGGACTCTGTCAacctgcctccctcccctcccccttctccatcGGCAGAGCAGATCGGACCCATGGAGCAAG AGGAGAGGCTAGAGGTTGTCCCTACTTcccctgaggaggaggaggaggaggttacccaAGTCCAAGCAGCTCCTGAGGAGGAGCATCCAGGTCAACAGGGGGAGGATTCTGATCAGCAGCCCACAGACATGCTCTTAGAGCAGGTTAATATTGTAAGCGAGCCCCAGGCTTTGCCCTGTCCGCAGGCCGAGACTCATAAAGTCCTCAACGGGGGAAGAAGCCATCAGGCTGAGTTGGATAAACCATCAGAGgaag ACCTGCCGGTGAACCCAGAGAAGCCTCGTTCCGACAATCCTGCCATGGCAGAGGAGCACCCACAGGGGGCACTGCCACCGCAGAGCCCGGTGGCCGCCACCGCAGAGACAGAAACACCCGAGGGAGCAGAGAGCACCGTGTCCATCACTGAGTCCTCCTCTGGTTCCCCCCAAAACAAATCTTTAACAGATCCTACCCCCACAGAACCCGAGAAGACAGTTCAGCCTTTAGTGGAACCAGAAAAGGGGCAAGGGACTGGAAGTACCACTAGTGTGGTTCCTGAGATAGAATACATCCCGGAGCCCAAGACCACAGCTGAGAAACAGCCCTCGGTTGAAGAGCTCGACTCAGTTCCTCTTTCAGTTGTATATGAGCCCCTGAAAGATTAcattgaggaagaggaggaaaatgATGATTATGTTACACCCAGTAAGTCAGCAAACTTTGAAAGCGTCCGTGAGGAGAAAGAGATCAAATCGGAGAAAACTGAGAAAAGAATGCTGAGTCTAGGACAATCGACCGCCAGGCCATTGTCATTTGAGACTGAGAAGATTGAAGATACTCCTCAAAGTAATATCAGTGAGGGAGAAAACCCAAAGGCACACATATCCGCTCCAGACGGTCTAAAAGACAAGCAGAGTTCGGAAGATAAGTCGGGAGTTGCTTCAAAAGATGAGTCAGGTATGACGGCCTACTTTGAGACCTCTACACAAAGGGATACTGAAGAACCAGGAGAACATGCTGAGGGTTACTATGAGCTCAGTGCTGTCAGCCAGAAGAAGCCCTCAGAGAAGGTTCTGGAGGCCGATTCAAAAATTAAAATAAGCCATTCAGCACCAGAACAGACAGAATCCAGCACAACGTTGACGAGTGACAGTGCCATGGACAAACTAGAGGATCTCCCTAAGAGGAAGGATGCGTGTACTAGGCTGTCACCAGGCAAATTGTCATTGGAACAGAGAAGTCTCTCCCTGAATTTTACTATTGGCTCAATGGGTCAAGCAGGAGAGCAAAACCAGTCAAAGCTCTCATCTCTTACAGAGATCTCTTCCGGAAGCCTTGACGAAACCACAGGCTACCTTCCTGTAACCACCCCATTAGTAACATTAGAGAGACAGTTCCTTCCTGTGACTCCAGAGATAGCTATCCCAGTCCCTACCACTGAAGCCGCCACTGATCCACCTGAagacaccacctccaccacctccaagACAACGAGCTCTCCAAAGTTGTCACTCTCACCCATGAAGCAACACTACACTAATTTGAACGACCCATTCAATGACCTTCCTGAGATGCTGGACCTAGCCGGTGTTAATCCCAAACCCACCCTGGAGAAGAGGGAGCTGGACCAGCATAACAGAAGGAGGTCGGtccctgcctgtccgtctgctgCTCTGGTGGGCAGTTCTCTGGCCAAGCTGGTACTGGGGAACCAGCAGACGCCCAAGGTGGTGGATGGAGGAGAGAGCCAGCAGGAGGAGCGTGGTTactgtgtgtttagtgagtactCTGGTCCCATGCCCTCGCCTGCCGACCTGCACAGCCCAGTGGGCTCCCCACACCAACGGTTTCCCACAGTGACCGAAGGGGACAGTGACGAGGAACTGGGAGCCATTGCGGAAGAGGGCGAGCAAAAGGTGGCACCGCAAAAACCAAACCAGGCAGAGGATTCGGTTGGAGGAACGGTTAAGCCAACTTTGGTGCTTGAAAGAGCTGTCACGGCAGGTGTCAAACCGGATCGTCTGAGGATCCCTGTGGCTCCATCCAAAGACAAACTGACAGAGTTCCGACTTGAGAGCGGTCTTCCTGGGGACATCAAAACCCAAGCCATTCCTGAGGTGGAGTTGGAGCAGGACCTCTCCAGAGAAGCGTCCCCCATCCCACCAGACTTCGCATTTACTTTCGGCACTGAGGCGAAGGACGCCAAGCTTCGTGCGACCCCTGAGTCTCCAGCAAAAAAGGCTGCCACTGTGGAGGGAACCAAAGCTGAGGAAACCACAGCGGAAGTCAAAGCAGAGGTGGCGTCAGCAAGGATTGGGAAGAGTCAGAAGACTGGTCATGAAAAGCCAGAgatggaggaagtggaggagaacTCAGACCCAGACCATCAGGACGCTGTTGAAGACGTACAGCCAAAGGATGTTCAAGgaccagagagagaaaagaaagaaagacccGTGACATCATCACCAGAATCATTAGTGGAGATCATCAATGCGCAGGAGAAGAAGCGTGAAAGCGAACCAGAGGCGTCAACAGTACCAGCGGAGGCTGCCGTTCCAAAAGAAGAGGGCAAGACCAAAGCCGAAGAAACATCACCAACACCCTCTAACGTGAGCACTGCGGAAGTGGAGGAAGCCACAGAGCAACAACAAGAGAAAAGTCCAGAGAAAAGGGTTTCTGTAAGTTCTCCAGTTATAGTCATACCTCAGGCACAggttgaggaagaggaggaagacgaTATAGAAGTAGCTGAGGAAGTCTTGGAGGAGGTTGAAGGCCCTCCTGTACTGCTcaaggagaaagagcaggagagtCACCCTGTGGAGAAGCAGGAGGAGATGGCAGAAGAGGTGAGGGTGGTGGATGGGGCAGAGGAGGTGATTGTTGAAAATCCTAAAGACTTGGAGATTACTGTTTCTGCGGATGACGAATCATGTGATGCTACTGCCCCAACCATTGATGAAGGGGATTATGCCGATCACATCTCTCATCTATCTGCCTGCTCTGACAAAGACCAGCCACAAACCCTCGACGgacaggaggaagagaagaatgAAGTGGAGGATAAAGAAGGGGTGGTgctgcaggaggaggaggagtccgGTGAGGTGGGGCAGGAGACGGAGACCTCAGACGTACTGCAGAGCCAGACCGACGAGACCACCACTCACGACGAGACCACCATGGATGTCTCCATGTTAGACACCGACAGTGGCTGGGTGGACTCTCAAGGTA ATGATGACAGAAGCCTAATGACAGAGCAGATTGAAGCTCTGCCCAAAACACAGAGTCCTGTCAAGACTCCCCTGGTAGAGAGACCCTCTAATAAACGACCCCCCGGCAGAGGACAGGGGCGCGTCTCCACCCCCGAGCGCAAACCCACCCGCAGAGAGCCCATCAGTCGTCGTccgaaggaggaggagaagaagaagaaag CGGGGACGAAGAGAACTGAACAGTGTAAGGTATCAGTCCTCCAGAGTCGCTCTCCCACTCGGAGGAGTGTAGTCAAAGCTGCTACATTCAGACAATCTAGACCTGCTTCGCACCACGGCTCTGCTAGATGCAAGCCACCAG ccatGGAGGACCGGCAGCCTCTTAATGTGGCCCACCAATCCCGGGAAAGGACCTCT AGCCTCACACGCACTGCCTTAAAAAACCATCGACTAACCAGGGGGCTAGAGGACCTGTCTCCCAGGCCCAACTCTGCATGCTCCCACACTAAAAGCAAACCCTTAGTGGAGGCGGATTTATGCGGGCCACGCCCCTCCTCCGCATGCTCGGGAAGaaactccccctccccctcactgCAGAGGCGGGGGCGGAGGGAAGAGAAG GAGGGTACCTACCGGAGCCCAGAAAAGAGGTCCTCTCTGCCCAGGCCTGCCTCCTCCCTGCCCCGCCGTGCCCCCCCAGCAGAGCAGGACAACACCAGCCCTGCACCCCGCAGGCCCACCT CGATTCAAACTGAGCCCAGAGGGGAGCACAGGTCTGGGAGGTCCCCTAGTATCGCAG CCGGCACAAACTCGTCGGCTCGTTCCCGTTCGGCCCGGAGCGGAGCCTCCACCCCCCACACCCCCGGCTCCACAGCGGTCACCCCAGGCACCCCACCCAGCTACTCCTGCCGCACCCCTGGGAGTCGCACCCCCGGCAGCCACACACCCAAGTCTCTCAG CCTCCTCACTCAGGAGAAGAAGTTTGCTGTGATCCGCACGCCGCCCAAGTCACCCTCCACCACTCCCAAGCAGCTGCGCGTCCTCAACCAGCCCCTGCCCGACCTGAAGAACATCAAGTCCAAGATCGGCTCCACAGACAACATGAAGTACCAGCCCAAAGGTGGACAG